In Neomonachus schauinslandi chromosome 8, ASM220157v2, whole genome shotgun sequence, the genomic stretch TTAACTAGTTTCAACCACCTCACATAAATACGCACTCATGGATGATATTTGTATAACATTGTACAGTTTATAACATAACCAATTTTCACAACACTATTTACATACTTTATCCCATTATAACTTTTACAATTTTCACATGACATAGCTGACTctaaaatgatatattatttgcaaacaaCTATGAGTGATAGAATCAATTTTGTAATACAAGCTTTTTATTTCCAGGTCATATAGTTCTATAGattttttcatgatttaaaacatttttactctttaaaataataagtaaaaacaaCATTAGTATATTTTAATGTTGTAAATGATCACTATACatccatattttctcttttctgaatttaACATATCTTAAAAGTCAACATGGATTTTATGGGTGGGCAAGATATTAGAGTCTCAGGAACATTGACTAGCTTAAAAAGTACATATCCcagcaaaagtttaaaaaaaaaaaaaaggaaaatgcaacaTGGATCACATTTCTCTACTTTTCATTATATCAAATATAGCTCTGAAATAActttagatttctttattttttgatgctaaTGCAAGTatctttaattaatattaatttataatttatttatttatttttcttttgctcagttagccagcatatagtacatcattggtttttgatgtagtgttcaacgattcattagttttCACCAAAATTTGCTGGTGAGCAGGGATTCTGTCATCGTGAATTACCTTCCCATTCCCAAAggacatacatatatttacatggcAAAACCCTCCTGACAATCTCTTTCATTTTATGcttagcttccttttcttttctactaACTTTATTAACAACAATAAAGTTAGTCCATTTGAAGTCTTCTCTACATTCTCTACATTGGAAGTTTCTGACTAGTTCTCAACCAAATGTTTAGAGAATACCAGGTACTCAGACACCTGCCACATGGAAATGAAACACCATTCTGAATTTCATTTAGGTTCTGTGCAGGCATTTAGGTTCTATGAGTTAACATGTAATTTTAAtctaaattcaattcaatttattctctaaattttaatgaaattattttgctttatttttcctgacacgtgtaaaatttaatattcaaaatatatttgtgataGCTATGCTTATTATATTCTATCATGCAGATAGATGGAATGAGGAATCCAAGATAAGTAAATACTATGAtaaaatttggggtgggggtaaTAAGACTGACTTCCAAGTCTCTTTTCTAAAGGCATTAGTTGCAGTAAAattgaatcattaaaaaaaataaaatcctaagtaACCAAAATATTTGCTTCCATTTTAATATATGAACCCAAAGCTATGAATTTGGAATCTCAGGCCATCCTTCTTTGCATTGTGTTAGATGACTCACTAGAAGACTAACATGGGGATCCTCTTTTTACTAAATACTTAATGTACAACAAAACTGTGTTTCCTGAGCATATCTTATGTGGTTTTGTTTCCTCAATAAATTACTCTATCAGTATTTTCATGCTTACTGTACTATAATTATCAGGATATACTGGGTAGGAGATAACAGAGAATCAGAAGAAATCATTACTATCATATAAGGTTTATATTTTGGCTACAAGAATAAAAGtatcataaaaaatgtttaagaaaaatacatatattaagtaCTAAGTtatgttattcattcattattacCGTAGACTGGTGAAAGGGACATATTCATTTGCtctaatataataaaagaaaatttcagttaCGAGTAAGATCTGGAATGGAGAAGAAAGCATTGAGCAAATAATACTGTGAAGAGGTAATCAgactaagtttaaaaaattgaaaacacctgaaaataaaaattataggtttttaaaaaactacagaTGTCATCTTAATGAAAGCATGAGAGAGTAAATCTGGtcttaataaagtaaaaaaagaagatgggaagGCAAGAACCTTCAGGAGCCAGCTAAAGTTCAGTACCGATGTGAATTGTAAGATAAGTACATACACATTTGTGCAAGGAAAATGTTTGTAGCTCGGTCACTTTCTGTACCAACTGCTAAATTGTGTCATAAAACTGCCTGACACACCGGACTGTCCATCACCCACACACTTCTCCTTCCCTAAGTAAGAAGACCCCCAAGTAAAAAATTAGATTGATGGCTTTACATGTCTTTTTTGATTGCAGCCAGAAGTAACTTGAAGCCCAAGTATAGATTTCAGAGATGTGAAAGAGTGAAAGGAATGTGTAAAACATTTTGTGATGATGATGAATATGATTACGGATACTGCATTAAATGGAGAAATCAGTGTTGCATataaactctggaaaacagaagtaCAATTGAGTATTGAAGACTGGAACAGAGATGCATCTTATTGACTCAAGGGtgggtaaaaagaaaacacaatgtttaacagaaatattaacttttatatcCTCAGTACCactgtttatataaataaaaataatttagtttctaTTCTGTCTATTCATTGCCcactttctttgtatttcagatGGATAAACATATTCATTAAACAAGGGATCAGACTCTAATTGTCCTTATAATGTCATTATGGCTATGTTGCCATCCAGACATTAATGCTACTCATCTGAATtgctctgtttcctcctcctatATATATGGGACTTTACTGCCAGTTTTACTACGAGAATCATGGTTATCTTCGTACTTGCTTTATTCCACATCAAAATCTCtccaaaacataattttaattctttcttaaaagaaaatgcatgttttctctctttcaaatgtgAAGCCTTCCAATCTTGGCTCACCTACTAACCTTTTTGTATGCATTTAACCAGTTCCTATAAGATGACAATTTGAGATGACACAGTTTAATAGCCCTCTCAGTAGGGCAATGAAATCCTATTCATGGCTCTGCAAAGGGATAAATGATAAggtctaagagagagagagagcttctTTTGCCCAGGaaatcatttattcaaataaaattccGCAGTGAAGCTCAGTAATAGCTGTTCTTGTTCCAGCAATTTAGGACTATGTTCAGCCAGCTCAATCAGCTTCTCCCAAAGAATGTGTCCTATTGAGAGAATCTTTAATTTTGTTGGAGAAGGAATTGGAATGGGAAAGCAATGTAGAGTCTTATGGAGGGAAGCTCAGTAAGCTGATGAGTGAACCTGACCAACTACTCAGAACACCAATCTCTGAGGTCCACCATGACATCTAGCAGGATTATCATTCTTTTgaatcattaaaagaaataaaatcctaagTAACCAAAACTATTATCATAGTTTTGTCTAAGAGGGCAATGTGAGAGAGATGTTAGagaatttcagttttcaaaagcaGCTC encodes the following:
- the LOC110582007 gene encoding beta-defensin 110-like, whose translation is MPLRPAFFKARSNLKPKYRFQRCERVKGMCKTFCDDDEYDYGYCIKWRNQCCI